The genomic segment gtactttttAACTTAAGGAAAAAAAGGTGCAAATACCACTAACTTTGCAATATCGATTTATACCCTTATTGAAAAATAGTTCATGCATAATCTCTTTGTCTAGCAAAtgtgatatatttattattttcattagcaCACCTATATTTATTagattaaaagaattttaaaactcatttttaaattttaagaatGTCATATTGCTTTAAAGAAATATATCATCAAATTTTTAACCCTCAAATCCgactcaaataaaaaaattcaattcctCTTTTACTCAGTCATAAAATGTATTTGAGTCTGGTCTGAATGAAAGAGAAATTATTTTCTTAGATAGGTTGATTCTAGATAGAGTCTAAATGTATAAAGGAAATGGGTGGTTTCATAAAATCATGAGacatttattgaattaaaaaaaatagttttagaaTCTTTTAAAATTCAATCTTGTTACGAAAATGATAAATATACATTATTTGTTAAACATTAAATATATCTACATAGACCATTTGTTAAATGACGCAGATATCTACATGTACTACTTTTTGAGAGATGTATTTTCCATATTTACCTGATTTAATGACAATTTGACTTACGATTTGTATGTTTTGCAGGTTTTGGAAGTGAGTATTTTAATGATTCTGGGATTAAGAGTGTTCGAGGCAACAAGAACAATGTAGAAGAATTTCTTAAATCTCTTTTAAGTGTTCTTGGTTCTAAGGCCAATGAAGAATCGTTGGTGAGTAAATCAAATTACAAAAGTACAATTCTCATTAGTAGTtaacttttttcttgtttttcaatttcttcaaaaaAGTCAAAAgaggttattcatttttttactatttatctTGTTGGGAGGAATACACAAGATAATTTCTTACCTTTTG from the Capsicum annuum cultivar UCD-10X-F1 unplaced genomic scaffold, UCD10Xv1.1 ctg29322, whole genome shotgun sequence genome contains:
- the LOC124885372 gene encoding aluminum-activated malate transporter 2-like, yielding MVISMVVHPVWAGEDLVKLVSVNLEKLANSLEGFGSEYFNDSGIKSVRGNKNNVEEFLKSLLSVLGSKANEESLVSKSNYKSTILISS